The Vanessa tameamea isolate UH-Manoa-2023 chromosome 25, ilVanTame1 primary haplotype, whole genome shotgun sequence genome segment ACACTAAATTGAGCCGAGATGCCCCAGTGGTTAGGTTAGCgtgttcaaacccgggcaagcaccgctgaattttcatgtgcttaatttgtgtatgataattcatctcgtgctcggcggtgaaggaaaacatcgtgaggaaacctgcatgtgtctaatttcaaagaaattctgccacatgtttatccaccaaaccttctcctcaaagggagaggaggccttaggccagtagtgggaaatttacgggctgttaatgtatgtatgtataacactaaatttcatcaaattcgtttcagccATTTAGCTATGGAAGagtaacagacggacagagttattttcacatttataatattagtataggtaacGCTGCACTTGACTTGCATTTATCAATGtggttacttaaaattattacggAACCAGCTTTATACTCGCGGTCATTTTTGTTAATGACAAAATGTTTGCTGTGAATTCTTTAGGCAGATTGTAAAACTTCTTATAAGTGATTCTAAATAGACGACTTTGTTTACCGAATAACACTGctcgtattttttttctaactggGGCATACTAAAAGCTTCCTTATGTATTTTCTAGTTTAAAAAGAATTTGAAGAAAgacaaaccataaaaaaaattaaaatttataatattaattgggataaacaatataggtatatttgaacttgtatgatatatacatataaaataactcaGTGGTCGATATccgattgcggattcaaaccgaGGAAGCATctctgaattttcgtgtgcgtAAATTGAGTTAATTATATTCATCACGAGATCGGTTGGTGTAGGAAAACACCGTGAAGGGCCATGGGCGAAGCACATCTCAGGAGGATGCACTTTTATATCGACACGATCCTGTAACTCTGATCTGGGCATTCGTTTTACGGAgtaggaatcccacataacccgGTGTCTAACCCCCTAGAGGCTTGAGAACTTTTCTGAAGATTTCCACTGCGTGAAAAACAGGAAATCATCGTGAACAAACCCGCATGTTACAAAGAAAATCATTAAAGTAGTATAATTTTGCCCGTAAAGGAAAATGTATGGGCTGTtactaaacttattttttttctatgtgaACAAAGCCGAGGACAAAGCTTGTTCGATActaaattttgtgtttattctCACGTTCTACTTCATATGGGAATATTATGTAACGtgcttttgttaaaaacatatgtTTTGATATTCAACAATAGAattaacattacaatatattcgCGTTATGAGTTCTAACTTTCcatgattaatataatgtaagtcGGAAGTTTTAAAGACGGAACTTTGATTATTCCGGTCGTAATTGTAAAGAGTTAGGTCGAATTAGAATCTTTTTCCACGCTGCTCATTACGCAGGCTTGTAGACAAATTGAGATGAGTTGAGTGATGGCagtttttattcatatagttttccacacaatgttttccttccctGTGCAGGAGATGATTATAGACACAATAAAAGGTTATGATTATTTAATGGTGCTTCACTGGAACATATAGTTTCCGGTTAAAAATCACGTTTTCAAATCAATTCTTTTAAACATCACATAaattgagattttttaaatatggggCTTAAtcattttcactttttattttactaaatatttatataaaaataaacaaagacattatcaaattacaattacaacacaattttttacttaaaaaatagacaggacaatttttatgttttatgtaattacCCTGAACCccaaaattatgataatattagatTAGGGAAATTATTCATTTCTGATACAAATGTTAACCAATTTTCTTAATGAACTATATTTTCGGTACCTGACATTGAACAAATATTGCAatattacagtttatttaaCGATGCGTTATTAATGCGATAACagatgaagaaaaaaaagttaagtgctaattaaaaaaatacgagaaCCATTTCGTTATTTTCGCTGATAATTTGATAATCATTTCAGATATTAAAGATTAAAGTGATGAAACACCACAGTCTACTACACATTTAGCTCAATGACatacctttttctttttttttttcgttcatcAGCTGATATTATTGTTTCAGATGGGACAATTAAAATGTACCACAGCGCGCGGTGAAAAATGAAGCTTCAAATTAGtgccataatattattaagttattttactgTTGTGTTGTCTAAGTCTTttgatattcaaaaatttaacgataaaaatgaaaacgaTATTGAAAATGACATAATAGACTTCGATGATGAATATTCAGTCAAATATGATAAGAAATATGAAGTGCTTCCGTGGGATTCGAGTGATTTCAACAAAGATTCATATAAATACACCATCGTGAGAGATGAAGaaacacacaaacaaaaaaaagatgaaGACGGAAAAGACAGAGAAACAGAAAAACAAACTACTATAAGTCCATACAATGACACCACCGAAGTAACGACAGAACCCAGTGCAATACCTATAGAATTACTAAGTACAACTGAAAATTCTTTAATAACCATCGGAGAGAGTACATCGGAACCTGATTTAACTGTAATTCCTTTAGCAACCACAGAAAAAGTACcatttgttattgtaataaacCAAACAGTCACTTTGCCAGTTTCAACAGAAACACCCGAAGATGTAAATTCAACTACAGTATTCTATGAAATGACAACAAGACCAACGACATTCAATGAAACAACACCGGaaactaatacaaataaaataataaccaatgaaTCACAATTGAATTATACATTTGAATCATTTACAGAAAATCCAGACATAAAATCTATAGAAGAGGATTCAACAGaagcttttataattattaaaaatttaacaaataaagtaCTGAATAAAACTGACAGTGTTCAAAATAGAAAAGTAAATCGAAAAGGTAATAAAAGGGATAGTAACGAAGAGGTCCCGATATTTACAGAATTAGATGTTGAAGATTTAACAGATGTACCTGAAGATTACTACGACACTAAAGACATCGTTCCAACACCTGCTCCCAAAACAGATGCTCTCTCAGTTATATTCGGTTTCGCAGGCAGTGTTGTTGAAAGTGTTGTGGAAAGTGTAGCTGAAAGAGTCGTTCCCAAGGGTttatacgatttatttaaaCGAATGCAAAGACAAAGTGAGTTATTAGAAGCTGAGAAGTTGAGGAGCCGAGAAGAAAATGGAGGAATTGGTATgatgatttaaatatgttatttatcgttttattgccgccgagaaaatgggccacctgatggtaagtggtcaccactgttcttaagacattttaacaatgccctacatcgccaatgcgccaccaacgttgtgAATAGAGATGTTAGGTTCCTTGTgattgttacactggctcactcacccttcaaatcggaaacaatattaagtattgcttctTGGCGGTACAATAAATGGTGATGGGGTTGTACCTAGAGTATACAGCTACGCATAGTTAG includes the following:
- the LOC113392860 gene encoding uncharacterized protein LOC113392860; this encodes MKLQISAIILLSYFTVVLSKSFDIQKFNDKNENDIENDIIDFDDEYSVKYDKKYEVLPWDSSDFNKDSYKYTIVRDEETHKQKKDEDGKDRETEKQTTISPYNDTTEVTTEPSAIPIELLSTTENSLITIGESTSEPDLTVIPLATTEKVPFVIVINQTVTLPVSTETPEDVNSTTVFYEMTTRPTTFNETTPETNTNKIITNESQLNYTFESFTENPDIKSIEEDSTEAFIIIKNLTNKVLNKTDSVQNRKVNRKGNKRDSNEEVPIFTELDVEDLTDVPEDYYDTKDIVPTPAPKTDALSVIFGFAGSVVESVVESVAERVVPKGLYDLFKRMQRQSELLEAEKLRSREENGGIGQFTRGVIKTISSGLSRPLSQLMAGARDIGSLDSDHGFIGSLASGVTSVANVANSMVDVFKDRVQAIYPGTIWCGDGHSPQARSGELGLFFFTDTCCRQHDACKMYISAGETKFGLTNTGLFTRSHCSCDAKFRECLRKTNSLVSAQIGLTYFNVLGPQCFRKAHPIVRCVRRTRITGLKCEEYELDYTKPKMWQWFDNETY